Genomic DNA from Gemmatimonadota bacterium:
AGGCGCTGATACACGATCCCGACGTCCTGATCCTGGACGAGCCGACCAACGGCCTGGACCCCAAGCAGATCAACGAGGTCCGGGAGGTGATCAAGAGCCTGGCCGGGGACCATACCATCATTCTCAGCAGTCACATATTGCCCGAGGTGAGCAAGACCTGCGAGCGCGTGGTCATCATCGACCAGGGCCGGATCGTGGCCGGGGACACGCCGGCCAACCTGGACGCGCGGCTGCGGGGTTCGCAGTCCATCTCGGCCCAGATCCGGGGTCCGGTCAGGGAAGTGATGGACCTGTTGAAGAAGAAGGACGGCGTTGTGGATGTGAAGACCAGGTCTTCGATCGGCGATGGTCTCTGGCAGTATGACATCGACATCGTCCCGGGCCGGGATCTCCGTCCGGAAGTGGCTTCGTCGGTGGTCGAAAACGGCTGGGACCTCGTGGAACTCACCACGGCCGGCATGAGCCTGGAAGAGATTTTCCTGGAGCTGACGACCCAGGAAGAGGAGGGCGACTGACGATGCAGGGATTGCTGGCCATCTGGGGACGTGAATTGAAGGCCTATTTCATTTCACCCATCTTCTACGCCCTTTCGACCGTGTTCATATTTATCGTAAGCTTCATGTTTTTCTACAGCTTACAGAGTTACACGCAGTATTTCATGCAGGCCGCGCAGTACCCGGCCATGATGGAACGGATCAACATCAACGAAATGATCATGCGCCCGCTGTTCAATACCATGAGTTTCGTGGCCGTGCTGACGCTCATGCCCATGCTCACCATGCGGGTCTTTTCCGAGGAAAAGAAGACCGGCACGATCGAGCTGCTGCTGACTTCGCCGGTCCGGGACTGGCACGTGATCCTGGGCAAGTTCCTGGCGGCCTTCACCCTGTACACGGCCATGATCGGGCTGACGATCATCTACCCGCTGGTGCTCCAGGTATACGGCGATCCCGACTGGGGTCCCATATGGGCCGGCTACCTCGGTCTCATTCTCCTCGGCGGCGGTGTGATAACCATCGGGCTCTTCGCCTCTTCGCTGACGGAGAACCAGATCGTGGCCGCGGTGATCTGCTTCGGCGCCGCGCTCATACTCTGGATGATGGATGTAGCGGCCGAATCGATGGCCGGCACGCTGGGCGAGGTGGTCGGATACCTGTCCGTGCTGAGGCACTACAATACCTTCGAGAAGGGGATTATCGACTCGACGGACTGCCTCTTTTTCCTGAGTTTCATCTTCCTGGGCCTGTTCATCACGGTCCGGTCGGTGGAGTCGATGCGCTGGCGGGGATGACACTTGTCCTGAATGGACGAACCAGCCCGCGCTTTCGAACCGCGTGCGGTCTGATAAGGGGAGAAACCCGTACATGAAGAGTCTTGTGCCATCCGCCGGATACCTGGGCCTCATCCTGATCCTGGTCAGCGGGTACCTCTACGCCTCGGATGCGACGACGCAGCGCACGGTCCTGATCGTCCTGCTGGCCGGTCTGGCGCTCGGATCGGCCTGGGTGGTCTTCGAGTGGGAAAAGGTGTGGAGCCTGCTTGGACGGCGTACCACGCGGTACGGGGCCAACACCGCCGTACTTGTCCTGCTGGTGATCGGCATCCTGGCCTTCGTGAACCTGATCGGTGCGCGTTACTCCCAGCGGTTCGACACGACGGCCAACCAGAGGTTCAGCCTCGCGGACCTGTCCGTCAGCGTGCTGGACGAGCTGGACCAGGACGTTCACATCGTGGGCTTCTTCAGATCCAGCGGGTCCGATGCCATGCAACGGCACGAGATCGACGACATGCTGAATCAGTTCCAGTACCACTCGGACCACATCACCTACGAATTCGTAGACCCCGATCTCGAGCCCAGCATAGCGCGTCAGTACAACATCTCCGCCTACGGAACGATCGTGTTCGAAAGCGAGGGCAAGACCGAGCACATCAACCGTTACCTCGAAGAGAGCGTGACCAACGCGCTGGTCAAGGTCACGCGGGAAGGCCAGAAGACCATGTATTTCCTGGAGGGCCACGGCGAGCACAACATCAACCTGACCGACCAGGCCGGCTACAACAGGATGCTCCAGTTGCTCGAGAACCAGAGTTACGTCGTCAGGAGTTTCTCGTTGCTTAGCGAAGTGGAGGTACCTTCGGACTGCAGCGTCCTCGTGGTGGCCGGTCCCAGGACCAACCTGGTGGGCAACGAGCAGGAAGCCATTCGCAACTACCTCGACCGCGGCGGCCGCGCCCTCTTCCTGCTCAATCCCGACTATCCCGAGGAGAGTGCCGATCTGTCGGAACTGCTTGCCCGCTGGAAGGTGGAGATCGGCGACAACGTAGTGATCGATGAGAGTGCCGTGGGACGGTTGCCCGGCATGAACGAGTACATGCCGGCCGTCATGCAGTACCCGGCCCATCCGATCACGCGGGCGCTCGGCAATACGGTCAGCTTCTTTCCGCTGGTGCGGTCCATAGAGCCCGCGTCGGCCTCCGACGACACCGTTGAAATACAGACCATCGCCATGACGGGCCCCCGCAGCTGGGCGGAATCCGCCCTGCCGGATACGCCGGAAGAAGCCATGGAGTACACGCCCGAACTGGACCCGGTGGAAGACGAGCCCGGCCCGGTTTCCATTGCCGTCGCCATAACGGCCGTCCCGAGGGCCCTGCCGCGCAGGGACATGACCACGCTGACGCCGCAGGAGATGGCGATGCGGCCGGAGGAGCACGAGTTGAAGACGCGTATCGTGGTCGTCGGCAACTCGGCCTTTGCCTCCAACGCCTATATCATGCTGCCGGGCAACGGAGACCTGGCCCTGAACATCCTCAACTGGCTCGCCCAGGAGGAGGATCTGCTCGCCATCCGGCCCAAGTCGAGCGACACCAGGCTGGTTCAGA
This window encodes:
- a CDS encoding ATP-binding cassette domain-containing protein, which produces MIEVRDLTKKYGNFTAVRDVSFEVEKGEILGFLGPNAAGKTTTMRVLTCFMPATAGTARVAGFDTFSQSLDVRRRVGYLPENVPLYLDMRVRPYLEFIARIKDIPSRDRKKAVNRVIELTSLEEVENRIVGHCSKGFRQRVGLAQALIHDPDVLILDEPTNGLDPKQINEVREVIKSLAGDHTIILSSHILPEVSKTCERVVIIDQGRIVAGDTPANLDARLRGSQSISAQIRGPVREVMDLLKKKDGVVDVKTRSSIGDGLWQYDIDIVPGRDLRPEVASSVVENGWDLVELTTAGMSLEEIFLELTTQEEEGD
- a CDS encoding ABC transporter permease: MQGLLAIWGRELKAYFISPIFYALSTVFIFIVSFMFFYSLQSYTQYFMQAAQYPAMMERININEMIMRPLFNTMSFVAVLTLMPMLTMRVFSEEKKTGTIELLLTSPVRDWHVILGKFLAAFTLYTAMIGLTIIYPLVLQVYGDPDWGPIWAGYLGLILLGGGVITIGLFASSLTENQIVAAVICFGAALILWMMDVAAESMAGTLGEVVGYLSVLRHYNTFEKGIIDSTDCLFFLSFIFLGLFITVRSVESMRWRG
- a CDS encoding Gldg family protein, with the translated sequence MKSLVPSAGYLGLILILVSGYLYASDATTQRTVLIVLLAGLALGSAWVVFEWEKVWSLLGRRTTRYGANTAVLVLLVIGILAFVNLIGARYSQRFDTTANQRFSLADLSVSVLDELDQDVHIVGFFRSSGSDAMQRHEIDDMLNQFQYHSDHITYEFVDPDLEPSIARQYNISAYGTIVFESEGKTEHINRYLEESVTNALVKVTREGQKTMYFLEGHGEHNINLTDQAGYNRMLQLLENQSYVVRSFSLLSEVEVPSDCSVLVVAGPRTNLVGNEQEAIRNYLDRGGRALFLLNPDYPEESADLSELLARWKVEIGDNVVIDESAVGRLPGMNEYMPAVMQYPAHPITRALGNTVSFFPLVRSIEPASASDDTVEIQTIAMTGPRSWAESALPDTPEEAMEYTPELDPVEDEPGPVSIAVAITAVPRALPRRDMTTLTPQEMAMRPEEHELKTRIVVVGNSAFASNAYIMLPGNGDLALNILNWLAQEEDLLAIRPKSSDTRLVQISLSQMRDIFIVTGILSPIGILIAGVMVWWRRK